Genomic segment of Nostoc sp. TCL240-02:
ATTGTACCCACAGATGCCACAACGGGTTATAAAATTACTCCCGAACAACTCCGTAAAGCAATCACCCCCAAGACAAAGTTATTTATCCTCAACTCTCCATCTAATCCCACAGGGATGGTTTACACGCCAGACGAAATCAAAGCACTGGCGCAGGTAGTAGTTGATGCAGATATCTTTGTCGTCTCTGATGAGATTTACGAAAAGATTCTCTACGATGGTGCAGAACATATCAGCATCGGTTCTCTTGGCAAGGAAATTTTTGACCGCACTTTGATCAGTAATGGGTTTGCGAAAGCTTATTCTATGACTGGTTGGAGACTCGGCTATTTAGCGGGGCCAGTGGAAATTATTAAAGCAGCAAGTACCATCCAAGGGCATAGTACATCTAACGTGTGTACCTTTGCTCAATATGGTGCGATCGCGGCTTTGGAAAGTTCTCAAGATTGTGTTGAAGAAATGCGCCAAGCCTTCGCCAAACGCCGACAGGTAATGCTAGACAGACTCAACGCTATTCCCGGATTGAGTACTGCAAAACCAGATGGTGCATTTTATCTGTTCCCTGATATCAGCAAAACCGGTCTAAAATCCCTAGAATTTTGTGACGCTTTGCTAGAAAAACATCAAGTTGCAGTCATTCCTGGAATTGCTTTTGGCGCTGATGACAACATTCGCCTTTCCTACGCCACAGATATGGCAACCATTGAAAAGGGAATGGATAGGTTAGAGAAATTTGTCAAGTCACGTATTTAGTTGTCATTTGTCATTTGTGAGGAGAACTTATCAACTCTTCAATTTCTTACTCCACCTTTTCAACTCAGAACTGGTGGAGTTTATTTTCAAGCCTCAAATTAGTTCCCAAAAACTTTTACTTAGAACTTATCAAACGCCGAAAGGACTTGATGAGTACAACTCCTCCAACCAAGGCAAAAATTGATCCTAAGCCAGTTAACATAACAGGTAAAAACCATAAACTTAGCCAAGATTTTATCATGGCAGAATTTGTCTTTTCAGGACTGTATAATATTTCTACCTGCTGACCTTTAGCAAATTCTGGTGGGTTGCTGCCTGAATTTGATTCAAAAACCGTAGCTTCCCCAGAACGAGCGGTAAATTTTATTACTGGATAGTAGGCATAAGAAGAACGACCTTTTCTATCAGTTGATGAACGTTGCACCAAATCAATTACTGTCCCTTGTGCTGGTATTGCTGAGGTAATAAAGGAACGAGTATTTAATGCAATCATGATGCCCGTAACGGCAATTATACTGCCAACACCGCCTAATATTGAACCAAATATAAGAAAGAACTTTGTATCTTCATTCATAAAATAATGATTTGCTTAAATCTATAGTTGCATGTATATATTTTTCCATAAATTTTACGTGACTATATTTTATCTGAACTGAAGTTAGAGAATCTTGCACCTGGGTATAAAACTGCTCAGAAAGCTCTCAATCGCTTCATTACTAAACTAATCGGTTCAGTTTAGGTGTTTTGGGAATTCGCCAATGGTATTTCATTCCTGGAAGATTTACCGACAAGTTTCCAGAAAGGCAATACCAAATTCAAGACTGTTCACTATTTTTTGATATTTGCGTAGAAATGCTGAAGATTTTTAAATTCAAATATTTATTTTCTTAAAGAAGAAATACTTAGGCAAATTAAATTAGTTATCAAATACTCACTAAAACCCTTATTTAATAAGCAAGAATTGAAAATTCATTTTACCTTTACATTTAAATATTTTTCCATATATATTCATTGTATTTATTTAATGAACTTAAAGATTTGAATTCATCCCTAGATGTTTTAAAAAAAGTTTGTCACAATAATGAGTAAGGAACTCAAATTTTCTCCAATAAACTTTGCATGATATATTTACAGCCTACATCAAAAACAATCATTTCGTTTTTTCATGAGCCAGATGAATTTAGAGTTATTAATTATTGAACTAACCTTTTAATATAGAAATCATAATGTGCTTGTTAGTCTTATCTTTGCTCTCCTTTGAACATACTCTAGTTTTAGGTAATGACTTCGTTAAAAGAGAAGCATCTTGCTGCCTCTATATGCTATAAATTGTCCACCACTATGGTCGAATAAAAATCTCAGCAACCTCTTAAACAATAGACATAAATAAACTCAAGTTTGAGCTTTATTTTCTAATATTATGGCTAAAATTATCTATTTTTCCTGAAACTCTTGTTTTGCAAGAATTATAGTTTTTTGGTCTAGGGTGCTAGGGTGCTGAGGGGGCCAGAGTCTGTAGCCTTTGCTTTTAATTATGCGGCTAGTTCGTCAAAAAATATTTTTCACAAGTGAAATAGGATTGCTATAACAATCCTAAATGAGTTGTGAAAATCTCACATTTCTTTCTCTGCATTCTCTGCTCTCTGCGGTCAAATTATTTTTATAAATGATTTAAGACTGCTATGTAGCATCTCTAATTATCAATTAACTGCGTGAAAATAACTGTTGTGAACATCATCAATGTTTCCACAGCTTTGCATTGAAAGTTTATGATTATCAGTGCTATTTTATCTACCTCAAATTCACCTTTATTCCGCTCAAGTGTATACATAAAATTAAATGAATACTCAAAGCATCCAAGTCCATAAAACAGTTGTTTCTTTAATCGAATTTAACTCTCAAAAGTATCATGATGAGCTAGCAGTAATTCTAGACAATCAACAGTTGACTTACGGAGAATTACAACAGAGGGCAGAACAGTTATCTCAATATTTAATAGCACAGGGTTTCCTAAAACCTAATAGTTTCGTTGGACTGTGCATAGAACCTTCTTTTGAAATGGTTATTGCTATCTATGCCATTTTGAAAGCAGGTGCAGCTTTTGTTCCCCTTGACCCAGATTTACCCCGCCAGCGACTTAGTTACATGATTGCGGATGCTAAATTAACCACGATTCTGACACAGCAAAAGTTTGCTTTTGATATTGAGCCAGCGATGCGGCAAAGTGGTTTGAATGGGCAAATGTGTTTTTTAGACACCCCTACTGTCTGGCAAGCATCAACTATATCCTCTGCATTACCTTCAATAGTAGAGCCTGAGCAGCTAGCTTATATTATTTATACTTCTGGCTCAACAGGCATACCTAAAGGAGTAATGCTTAAACATCAAGGTTTACTAAATCTTGCTCAGGCTAGCTGTAATACTTTTAATATCAAACCAGGCTTGCGTTTACTTCAGTTTGCCTCCATCAGCTTTGATGCAGCAGTGTGGGAATTAGTCACAGCATTATGCAGTGGGGCAACTTTAGTACTGGGTGCAAGAGAGCAAATGCTTCCTGGGCAACTATTAGCAAACTTTATAGCTGGACAGCAGGTGCAATGGGTTATGTTACCTCCCTCTGTACTCGCAAAGCTCACACCTTTTTACTACCAGTTGCCTGATTTACAAATGGTGGTGGTAGGTGGTGAAGCTTGTCCCATATCACTTGCCAAAGCATGGGTTTCACCCCATATTCGCTTTTTTAATGCCTATGGGCCAACAGAAATAACAGTTTGTTGCACAATTTACGAATTTAAGCAACAGGATATCAGTCTGCCTATTGGTTATGCACTACCAAATGTAGAACTCTACGTTTTGGATGAAGAACTTAAGCTTTGTAATCGTGGTGAAAAGGGCGAGTTATATGTAGGTGGTATCGGGGTAGGCGAAGGCTATTTAGATAAACCTGAGATTACAAATACTCGTTTTTTAGACAACCCTTTTGGTTTGGGCAAAATATATAAAACTGGTGATATTGTTTACAAAGATCAGCATGAACCTGGGCTAATACACTATGCTGGCAGATCCGACCATCAGGTAAAAATTCGGGGCAAGCGTATAGAACTAGAAGCAATCGAAATGATACTTGCCCAGCATCCTGGGGTACAAACAAACGTAGTCAAAGCAACTAGAACTGCACGAATAGAAAATAGTGATATGCCAGAAAATTATGGCATATCCATGCTTGTTGCATATATTATTCCTAAACTCGGACAGTTTCTAACAGAAAAGCACCTGCAACGTTTTGCCGCTGAACAACTACCAGATTACATGGTGCCTACGCGTTTTGTCTTCATGGACGAATTGCCTTTGTTACCTAATCGCAGTAAATTAGACCGAAATGCCTTACCAGAACTGCCAGAAACCCCCTCTTTCCTGACTGATACGATGGATAGCTCTCTCAAAATAGCGGCAGTTTTTGATGAAGCTTTAGAGTTACCTACTGGAACTTGCAAACCTCACACGAATTTCTTTGAGGTAGGTGGCAGTTCACTGTGCATAGCTCATGTCTTGTATGCACTCGATCGCGATTTTGTTGTCACCCTTCCTTCTCGCTTAATTTATGAATATCCTACACCATCGGGTTTAGCACAATTGTTAGAACAGTTTCAACTCAAAAGCGAAAGTGCGGCTAATGATAGATATATTGACTTACAAGCAGAAGCCAGACTTTCTCCAGATTTGAATACCTCTATTTGGCACCAACCACCACAAGTTAAATATGACTGTGCATTAATTACAGGTACAACAGGTTTTCTAGGGGCACACTTGCTCTATGAACTGCTCACAAAAGGCAGCTATCGCCAAATTTATTGCTTGGTAAGAGCAGAAAATGATGCAGATGCAATGACAAGGCTGCGTGCAACCTTTATTCAATATCAGCTACCAATAACAAAATTGGCGCAAGTCCATGTAATTGTTGGCGATATTCAACAACCACAGTTGCAACTACCAACAATGTTATTTGACAAGCTGGGTGAGGAAGTTGATCAAATTTATCATGTAGCTGCTGATACTAATTACATCAAACCTTATTCGCTAATTAAAAAATCCAATGTAGATGGGACTGCGAATATTCTTACTTTAGCAGCACATCGTCGTCACAAAACTCTGCATTACATATCTACTCTAGCTGTTTATGGTTCATTAACCTCATTGCTAGGTATTAATGAAGTTGCAGAGGACTTTGACGTTGATCTGTGTGAAGTGATTATGTCTGTAGAATATGGATATGTACGGTCAAAATGGGTTGCAGAACGTATGTTACAATCGGCTCAAGAAAAAGGATTGGCAGTTTCTATTTACCGTCCTGGTTTTATTTCTGGACACAGACAAACTGGAGTTGCTAATCTTAATGATATGTTCTATCGCTTTGTCAACGGTTGCATTCAGATGGGAATCTATCCCGATTTTCCTGAAAAACGTTGGACTCCGGTACCTGTAGACTATGTTGCTGCTGTCATCGCCCATCTTTCGTTGGATGCAAAATACACAGGTGGTAAGTACAATCTCCTTGTACCTCCTGAACAGGAATTAAGCCATTTAGAGATATTTGAGTATATTCACGAGTTGGGTTATCCTCTACAAAAGATTTCACCAAAAAATTGGTTGAGTGCGCTTTCTACTATGTCGTCTGCGAATCCCTTGTATCCACTCATCTCGTTCTTCCAAGAGAAAGTATATCAAGACCGTAGCACTATTTTAGAGGTACACCATCGTACTCCCAAATTCAAAACAGAGAATGTCCTTCAGGCTATCAAGGGTACTGATATTGAATGCCCAACAATAGATAAGGATTTAATTAGACAATACTTACCCAAATTTGATAAACATTTCTCTACCAGAAAACTTAAAAATGTAACAGCCCCTAATTATTAATGAAAAACTATATTCCCGATTTTTCTAAGAAGTCTGGAATATGGATATTTCAATTTTTACAAATGAAATAGAATTTCGGTAGTATCAAAATATTGAGTTTATGCCTCAATCAACAACATAATTAGCCTCTTTTATATTTTCTCTAATATGTTATTAACAATAATTATCTCCAAAGCTTATTTTGCCGGAAAGATTGGCTGATGTTTGAAAACAGCGATGCCTACGACATAGCTGCTAAGAGCATTTACGCACTCTCGAAACCATTCACAGAGATATCTGTAATTACATAAAGTTATATGGAGAAGAAGTGCAAGACCTTGCACCCGTAATTTGATTAGAGAACAAGGCTACTTTTGTACCTGTTGTGTACTTAGCTTATGGCAACTCTTTCTTGTTGCATAAGTTTTTGTTTTTGACAATGATAAAAAGTTTACTGTGTCTTCTGATAAAAATATCTATTTGATAAAACAATAGCAAAATTGGGAATCATACAATATACACAATTTTGTGTTTACTAACGAGGGTAATGGCAATGCTCACATCTAGCTCAATTTCAATTTTAGGGTATGACCTCAATGAAATGCTCCATGAGGGAGATGATACT
This window contains:
- a CDS encoding pyridoxal phosphate-dependent aminotransferase codes for the protein MKLAARVSQVTPSLTLAIAAKAKALKAEGIDVCSFSAGEPDFDTPAHIKAAAVKALDEGKTKYGAAAGEPKLREAIAHKLKNDNGLDYKSENVIVTNGGKHSLYNLMVALIDPGDEVIIPAPYWLSYPEMVTLVGGVSVIVPTDATTGYKITPEQLRKAITPKTKLFILNSPSNPTGMVYTPDEIKALAQVVVDADIFVVSDEIYEKILYDGAEHISIGSLGKEIFDRTLISNGFAKAYSMTGWRLGYLAGPVEIIKAASTIQGHSTSNVCTFAQYGAIAALESSQDCVEEMRQAFAKRRQVMLDRLNAIPGLSTAKPDGAFYLFPDISKTGLKSLEFCDALLEKHQVAVIPGIAFGADDNIRLSYATDMATIEKGMDRLEKFVKSRI
- a CDS encoding DUF3592 domain-containing protein, whose amino-acid sequence is MNEDTKFFLIFGSILGGVGSIIAVTGIMIALNTRSFITSAIPAQGTVIDLVQRSSTDRKGRSSYAYYPVIKFTARSGEATVFESNSGSNPPEFAKGQQVEILYSPEKTNSAMIKSWLSLWFLPVMLTGLGSIFALVGGVVLIKSFRRLISSK
- a CDS encoding amino acid adenylation domain-containing protein, with protein sequence MNTQSIQVHKTVVSLIEFNSQKYHDELAVILDNQQLTYGELQQRAEQLSQYLIAQGFLKPNSFVGLCIEPSFEMVIAIYAILKAGAAFVPLDPDLPRQRLSYMIADAKLTTILTQQKFAFDIEPAMRQSGLNGQMCFLDTPTVWQASTISSALPSIVEPEQLAYIIYTSGSTGIPKGVMLKHQGLLNLAQASCNTFNIKPGLRLLQFASISFDAAVWELVTALCSGATLVLGAREQMLPGQLLANFIAGQQVQWVMLPPSVLAKLTPFYYQLPDLQMVVVGGEACPISLAKAWVSPHIRFFNAYGPTEITVCCTIYEFKQQDISLPIGYALPNVELYVLDEELKLCNRGEKGELYVGGIGVGEGYLDKPEITNTRFLDNPFGLGKIYKTGDIVYKDQHEPGLIHYAGRSDHQVKIRGKRIELEAIEMILAQHPGVQTNVVKATRTARIENSDMPENYGISMLVAYIIPKLGQFLTEKHLQRFAAEQLPDYMVPTRFVFMDELPLLPNRSKLDRNALPELPETPSFLTDTMDSSLKIAAVFDEALELPTGTCKPHTNFFEVGGSSLCIAHVLYALDRDFVVTLPSRLIYEYPTPSGLAQLLEQFQLKSESAANDRYIDLQAEARLSPDLNTSIWHQPPQVKYDCALITGTTGFLGAHLLYELLTKGSYRQIYCLVRAENDADAMTRLRATFIQYQLPITKLAQVHVIVGDIQQPQLQLPTMLFDKLGEEVDQIYHVAADTNYIKPYSLIKKSNVDGTANILTLAAHRRHKTLHYISTLAVYGSLTSLLGINEVAEDFDVDLCEVIMSVEYGYVRSKWVAERMLQSAQEKGLAVSIYRPGFISGHRQTGVANLNDMFYRFVNGCIQMGIYPDFPEKRWTPVPVDYVAAVIAHLSLDAKYTGGKYNLLVPPEQELSHLEIFEYIHELGYPLQKISPKNWLSALSTMSSANPLYPLISFFQEKVYQDRSTILEVHHRTPKFKTENVLQAIKGTDIECPTIDKDLIRQYLPKFDKHFSTRKLKNVTAPNY